From a region of the Gossypium raimondii isolate GPD5lz chromosome 10, ASM2569854v1, whole genome shotgun sequence genome:
- the LOC105777676 gene encoding uncharacterized protein LOC105777676, protein MASLCLLVLLLLCLPFISVAYRPGDIVPMSKMGQYHSSRTVWHDVIGKHCPIFAVNREVLIPIAKPTGYTGADPYKISFQVGKEKFLVPWLFLINRKSSEVPMIDMHLRYSGGDLHGVTAKIVDMPHHYVEIHPNIRKQFWDPQHWPKHVLVRYTWEEQSEIDVTSGFYVLFGSGLMLSFILSIYILQSSRDKLARFVMETVAESSAPGVGVAKVE, encoded by the exons ATGGCGTCGCTGTGTCTTTTAGTTTTGCTGTTACTTTGTCTTCCTTTTATTTCCGTTGCTTACAGGCCAGGGGACATCGTTCCTATGAGCAAGATGGGTCAATACCACTCC TCTAGAACTGTTTGGCATGACGTGATCGGGAAACATTGCCCAATTTTTGCTGTTAATCGGGAg GTGTTAATTCCTATAGCAAAGCCGACTGGTTACACGGGAGCTGATCCCTATAAAAT ATCATTCCAAGTTGGGAAGGAGAAGTTTCTTGTTCCTTGGCTTTTTCttataaatcgtaaaagttCTGAAGTTCCAATGATTGACATGCATTTG AGGTACTCAGGTGGTGATTTGCATGGTGTCACTGCTAAAATTGTAGATATGCCTCATCACT ATGTTGAAATTCATCCAAATATTCGTAAACAATTCTGGGATCCTCAACATTGGCCAAAACATGTGCTTGTCAGATACACCTG GGAGGAACAATCAGAGATAGATGTGACATCTGGATTTTACGTTCTGTTTGGGTCAG GTCTAATGCTGTCATTTATTCTCTCAATCTATATCTTGCAGTCATCAAGGGACAAATTAGCAAG GTTCGTAATGGAGACTGTTGCGGAAAGCAGTGCACCTGGAGTCGGAGTGGCAAAGGTTGAGTGA